The DNA window ACGGCGACCAGATCTACATGTACCGCATCGTGAACCAGAAAGTGGAGCCGGAGTGGAGCAAATCGGTGCGGAGCCTGGGGCGAGTATTCTCGCTGCAGCTCGCGGATCTCAACGGGGACGGCAACCTCGAGGTGATCGGCAACCGCTACGTGCCGAGGCTCGGACTCAACTCGTTCATCCTCGGGGCCCATGACGGCAAGCCCGAGATGATCGTCGAGTACGTGTCCGATTTCCTCTTTGCGGTGGATCTCAAGGGCGAGGGCGTGAAGCAGACGCTGTGGACCCAGCGCTACAACCAGGAGAACTTCTTCACGCCCGGTCAGGCCGACCAGGTGTCCCTGAAGGACGGCAAGCTCACGACCGAAAAGTCGGTGCGCGTGGCCAGCTCCTTCCGCCCGATGGGCGCCGCGTTCTCGAACGTCATGGGCAAGGATACGCGCGCGCTGGCGATCATCGACGAGTTCAACCGGTTGCAGATCGCCAACGAAGGTGAGGAGCTGTGGCGCTCCTCGACCTCGGTCGGTGGGGGGTACCTGACCGTGGAGCTCATCGGCGCCACCCAGTCTTCGAGGAACGACCGCAGCAAGTTCTTCAAGATCGAGCCCACGCCGCTCGCGGTCGATCTGGACGGTGATGGGCTCGACGAGCTGATCGTGCCGCAGAACCAGATCCGGGAAGGGCTGCTCGCGGTGGTCTTCAAGGGGCCCGCCGGCTTCCGGCTGCAGACGATCAACTCCGGCTTCGAGGGCGGCATCACCTGCCTCGGCGCCTACAAGACCGAGGATGCCGTCCAGCCCACCCTGATCGCCTCGGTCGTTCGCTACAGCAACCACCTTCTCAAGGCGGGCGGTGAGACGCAGATCATCATGACCGTGCCGCAGGACTAGGCCTCCTCTGACGATCCCGGAAGAGAACCGGGGCCGGGAGCCCCGGCTCGACCCCGCGCCGCCCCGCGGAATGCGGGACGTGCTGCCCGACGAAGTGGCGCTGCGCGACTGGGCCATGACCCAGATCGTAGCCGTCTATCGCCGCCACGGCTTCGTGCGCATCGAGACCCCGGCCGTCGAGAGCCTCCGCTTGCTGCTGCGCAGTGACGGCGGCGAGAACGAGAAGCTCATCTTCAAGATCCTCAAGCGCGGCGAGAAGCTGTCCACCGCGGGCCACCCCGACGATCTGGCCGACCTGGGCCTGCGCTTCGACCTGACCGTGCCCCTCGTCCGCTACTACGCCCAGAACCATGCACGCCTGCCCCAGCCGCTGAAGGCCATCCAGATCGGCCCGGTCTGGCGCGCGGAGCGGCCGCAACAGGGCCGGTACCGTCAGTTCACCCAGTGCGACATCGACATCCTGGGCGTGGGGGCCGAGGTGGCCGAGATCGAGCTGATCCTCGCCACCACCGAGGCGCTGACCGCGCTCGGGCTGAAGGACCTCACGGTGCGCTTGAACGATCGGCGCCTGCTCGGCGCGTTGGTGGCCCACTGCGGCTTCGACGTGGCGCGGGCCGGGTCGGTGTTCATCGGGCTGGACAAGCTCGACAAGATCGGTCGGGAGGGGGTCGCCGAGGAGCTCCGCGCGGCCGGGCACCCGCCTTCCGCCATCGAGCGCCTGCTCGACCTGCTGGGCTCGAGCGTGACGCCGGCGGCGCTCCGGACATGGCTGGGACCGGCGGCGGACGACGTGGTCTGGCGCGCCCTTCAGCGCATCCTCGAGACGGTCGAAGCGCAGGCGGCCGGCCGCTTCCGACTCGCCTTCGATGCCACCCTGGTGAGAGGCATGGGCTACTATACCGGCCCGATCTTCGAGATCCAGCACGGGGACTCCACGTCGTCCATCGCGGGAGGCGGGCGATACGACCGGATGGTGGGGCGTTTCACGGGGCGGGACGTTCCCGCCACCGGCTTCTCGATCGGCTTCGAGCGGGTCGTCGGGATCCTGATGGAGCGGGGGCCCTCCGCGGTGGCCGACCCCGAGCGGGTCGCGCTGGTGTTCGACGAGGCGATGCCGGCGCTGGGACCGGTGCTGAACCTGGCGCGCGATCTGCGCGAGCAGGGCCGGCACGTGCTCCTGGAGACGCGGGCCAAGCGGCTCGGCAAGCAGCTTCAAGATCTGGAGGCGAGGGGATTCCGGCGGATCGGCGTGGTGGGACCCGATGGAATGATCGAGTGGCGCGCGCCTCGTACGGGAGGGGCGGGGGAGACGACGCAGTGACCGAGACGCTGGGCGGATGGCGGCGCACCCACACCTGCGGGGCGCTACGCGGCGAGCACGTCGGACAGCCGGTGACGCTGATGGGCTGGGCCTTCCGACGTCGAGACCACGGCGGGCTCGTCTTCATCGACCTGCGCGATCGTGAAGGGCTCACCCAGTGCCTGTTCGACCCCTCGAAGGCCGGCGACGCGCACGCGAAGGCCGAGGCGGTGCGCGCCGAGTTCGTGCTCGCGGTGCGTGGAACGGTGGCCTCACGCCCGGCCGGGACCGAGAATCCGAAGCTCGCGACCGGGGCGATCGAGGTGCAGGTCACCGAGGTGAGGATCCTCAACGAGTCGCGGCCGCTGCCCTTCCAGCTCGACGACGACGCGGAGGTCGACGAGACCCTGCGGCTCAAGTACCGCTATCTCGACATGCGCCGTCCGCACGTGCTCCACGCCTTCCAGGTGCGGGATCAAGTCTGTCGAGCCACCCGCGACTATCTGCACGCCCAGGGCTTCCTCGAGGTCGAGACCCCGGTGCTCACCCGGTCGACGCCCGAGGGCGCCCGCGACTTCCTGGTGCCGAGCCGGCTGCAGGCCGGCAGCTTCTACGCGCTGCCCCAGTCGCCGCAGCTGTTCAAGCAGCTGCTGATGGTGGCCGGCTTCGAGCGCTACTTCCAGATCGTGCGCTGCTTCCGTGACGAGGACCTGCGCAAGGATCGTCAGCCCGAGTTCACCCAGATCGATATCGAGACCTCGTTCCTCGATCGTGACGACTTCCTGCCGATCGTGGAGGGGCTAACCGCCGAGATCTGGCGCCGCGTGAAGGGCGTGGAGGTCCCGCGACCCTTCCCGCGCCTCCCCTACGACGAGGCCATGGCCCGCTTCGGCTCGGACAAGCCCGATCTGCGATTCGGCCTCGAGCTGGCGGACTGCTCCGCGCTGTTCGCGGGCGGCGAGTTCCAGGCCTTCGCGCAGACCCTGGCCGGCGGCGGGGTCGTGAAGGGTTTGCGCATGCCGGGAGCCGGCGGCATGAGCCGCAAGGAGCTGGATGACCTCACCGCCGAGGCCAAGCAGGCGGGCGCGAAGGGGCTCGTGTGGATCAAGGTGAATGCCGACGGCGTGCAGTCCCCGGTGGCCCGCTTCATTCAGGGCGTGCAGGCGCGCCTCCTGGAGGCGCTGGGCGCCGCTCCGGGTGATCTCCTGCTGCTGGTCGCCGACGCGCCCGCGATCGCGGCGACGGTGCTGGGGCGCTTGCGGGTCGATCTCGCGCGCCGGTTCAACCACATCCCGGCCGATCGGGACGTGTTCTCGTGGATCGTCGATTTTCCCCTCGTCGAGTGGAACGACGAGGAGAAGCGCTGGGACGCCGTGCATCACCCGTTCACCGCGCCGCGCGACGAGGACCTGCTCCTCCTGGAGTCGGATCCCGGGCGCGCCCGCGCCAAGGCCTACGACCTGGTGCTGAACGGCCAGGAGGCCGCGGGGGGCTCGATCCGTATCCACCAGCAGAGCGTGCAGGAGCGCCTGTTCGCCCTGATCGGCATCTCCAAGGAGGACGCGCGCGCCCGGTTCGGCTTCCTGCTGGACGCGCTCGAGTTCGGCGCCCCCCCGATGGGCGGTATCGCCTTCGGGCTCGACCGCCTGGTCGCGAACCTGGTCGGCCAGGAGTCCATCCGCGAAGTCATCGCGTTCCCGAAGACGCAGAAGGGGACGTGCCCGCTGACCGACGCGCCCGCGCCGGTCGACGCCAAGCAGCTGCGCGAGCTCGGGATCCGCGTCGTGGAAGGGCCTGGAACCGCGTGATATGCTGGCGCCTGGAGGCATGAGCACTCGTTGACCGAAGCCACCGGCGTCACCCGGCGTGTCGTCCTGCCTCCGGACCTGAATCACCTCGCCCTGCTCGGCCGTCACGACGAGCACCTGCGCGCGCTTGAAGCCCAGTACGACGTCCGCATCACCGCCCGAGGCCACGACGTCACCCTGCGCGGCGAGGAGCGGCAGGTGGCAGAGGTGGAGCGCGTGTTGCGCGAGCTGGTGGCGATGCTCCGCGAGCGACCGTCGCTGAGCGCCGCCGACATCCGATCGGCGCTGCGCATCGCGGGCAACGAGCCGGGTGCGGACGTGAAGTCGGTGCTGGCCGACGCGATCGCGGTGCCGTCGCGCCGACGCTTCATCACCCCGAAGACCGCCAACCAGAAGCGCTATCTGGAGGCGGTGCGCGGCCACGACCTCGTGATCGCGATCGGTCCGGCGGGCACCGGCAAGTCCTACCTGGCGGTCGCGATGGCGGTGTCCGCGCTGCTCAAGCGTGAGGTCGCGCGGATCATCCTGACCCGTCCCGCGGTGGAAGCGGGCGAGCGCCTGGGGTTCCTGCCCGGCGACCTCGTGGAGAAGGTGCATCCCTATTTGCGGCCGCTCTACGACGCGCTGTACGACATGCTCGAGCCCGAAAAGGTCGGCGCGCTGTCCGAGAAGGGCGCCATCGAGATCGCGCCGCTCGCGTACATGCGCGGACGCACCCTCAATGACGCCTTCATCATCCTCGACGAGGCTCAGAACACCACCTCCGAGCAGATGAAGATGTTCCTGACCCGGCTGGGGTTCAACTCCAAGATGGTGGTGACGGGAGACATCACCCAGGTGGATCTCCCGTCGAGCCGCCCCTCCGGTCTCATCGAGATCCAGACGGTGCTGCAGGGCATCGAGGGTATCCGCTTCATCTATTTCGATGACCGCGACGTGGTGCGCCACGATCTCGTCTCCTCGATCGTGCGCGCCTACGACCGGGTCCAGAAGCCTCCGGCACGCGGGGCGGGCTGAGGCTCGGCCCCGGCCGTGCCCGTCGCGGTGTCCAATCTCCAGCGGCGCTCCCGCATCTCGTCGCCGCGGCTCCGCGCGGTGGCCCGGCGGGCCCTCGCCGCGCTCGGACGGGCGGACCGGGAAGTGCACGTCACGGTCGTGGACGACCGGCGCATCCGAGCGCTCAACGCGCGGTATCTCGGCAAGCGGTGCGCCACCGATGTGCTCGCCTTCGACCTGGCGGGTCCCGGACCCGCGCGTCTCTGGGGTGAGGTGATCGTCTCGGCGGAGACCGCGGCCCGGCAGGCCCGGCGGGTTGGCGTTCCTCTCGCGGCGGAGCTCGATCTGCTCGTGGTGCACGGGCTCCTTCACCTGGCCGGCTACGACGATCACGGACCGCGTCGGGCCCGCCGGATGCACGAGCGCGCGCGCGAGATCCTGGCCGGGCGGACGGGTGCGGTTCCGCCGCGTCTCTGGACCGGCCTCCTCGAGCGCTGATGGCGTCGCATCGCGCCGGGTTCGTCGCCCTGGTCGGCCGCCCCAACGTGGGGAAGTCCACGCTGCTCAACCGCCTGGTGGGCGAGAAGATGGCCATCGTCTCGCCGCGTCCTCAGACGACCCGCACCCGTATCACCGGAATCCGCCACCTGCCGTCGGCGCAGATCGTGTTCGTGGACACCCCGGGACTCCACATGGGCGCCGGCCGCCTCTCCCAGCTCATGGCCCGGACCGCGGAGAAGGCGGTGGAAGACGTGGACCTGGTTTGCTTCGTCGCGGAGGCGACCGAGGATCCGACCCGGCTGGATCGCGCCGCGCTCGATCAGCTCAAGGCGGTTCGCGCGCCGGTCTATTGCTGCCTCAACAAGACCGATCTGGTGTCGGCGAAGTCCCGGCTGCTCCCGCTGATGGCCGCGTATCGGGTGGCCCACTCCTTCGCGGAGATCGTGCCCCTCTCGGCGGAGCGGGGCGAGCACTGCGAGCGCCTGCTGGAGCTGATCGTGGCCGCCCTGCCCGAGCGGCCCGCCTACTTTCCTCCGGACGCTCTGACCGATCAACCCGAGACCTTCTGGGTGGCCGAGGCGATCCGCGAGAAGATCTTCCGCCTGACCCACCAGGAGGTGCCGTACTCCTGCGCGGTCCGGGTGGAGGAGCTCACCGAGCGGCGGCGCCCCGAGTGCCTCTACATTCGCGCCACCATCTTCGTGGAGCGTGACTCGCAGCGCGGTATCGTGATCGGCAAGGGCGGGGCCATGTTGAAGCGGATCGGGGCGGCGGCCCGGGTCGACCTGGAGCGCTTCTTCGGCATCAAGGTCTATCTCGATCTGACCGTCCGGGTGCGCGCGGAGTGGCGGAAGGACGACAAGGCCTTGCGTGAGTTCGGGTTCCTGCTCACCTCCTGATCGGATCGGCGGACCATGGCGCTTCACAAGACGCGAGCGGTGGTGATCGGACGCCGCGCGTTCGGCGAGAGCGATCGGCTCGTCGACTTCTATACCCGCGACCACGGCAAGGTCCGGGGGATCGCCCGCTCGGCCCGCCGGCCCCGCTCGCGCTTCGGCAGCGCGCTGGAGCTGTTCACGCTCGGCGAGATGGTCTTCTTCGATAGCGGTCGCAGCGAGCTGGTGCAGGTCGACCACTTCGACATCGTGCGGCCGTTCGTCGGCGTGCGGGAGCACCTCGAGCGGCTCGGCCAGGCCGCGTGGTCGGTGGAGGTGGTGGCCCGGCTCTCGGCCGAGCGGGATTCGAACCCCGCCCTGTTCGCGCTGCTGCTGCGGACGCTCGCCGCGATGGAGGTGAGCCACCGGCCCACCCGGGTTTCGGTGTGCTTCGGCCTGCGCGCGGTCGACCTGCTCGGTCACCGGCCGCGGATCGACCGCTGCGTGGCGTGCGGCCGTCTCCATCCATTCCCGGATGCCGCGCTGGACATGACCGCGGGCGGCCTGATCTGCTCGGCCTGCCGTGCGGGCGCGGACGCGATCCCGCTGTCGGGCGGCCTGGTCGGCGCCCTCAAGCGTCTGCGCGCCCTGTCGTGGGAGGAGTCGCTGCGGCTCAACCTCGCCGGGTCGCTGGACACGGAGCTGGCCGCGGTGCTGGACGGCGTGGTCGCCCGCTTGATGGGGCGCTACCCGCTCTCGTCACGCTTCCTCACCCAGACGCGTCGCTTCCTGTCCGTGGTCGCCGAGCCCCCGCCCTCGGAGTAGCCCCGCGGCCGCCCGGGGCCCTCGCGGCCCTGTGCTATCCTGACCGCCATGGTTTCGATGGACACCCTCGTCTCGCTCTGCAAGCGACGCGGGTTCGTCTTCCAGTCGAGCGAGATCTACGGCGGGACCGGCTCGTGCTGGGACTACGGGCCGCTCGGCGTGGAGCTGAAGAACAAGATCAAGCAGGCCTGGTGGCGGGACTTCGTGCAGCGGCGCGCGGACATGGTCGGCCTCGACGCGTCGATCCTGATGCACTCCATGGTGTGGAAGGCGAGCGGACACGTCGATCACTTCACCGATCCGATGGTGGACTGCCGCGAGTGCCGTCACCGCTTCCGCGCCGATCAGCTCGAGGAGACGCCGTGGGTGCACTACTGCCCCGCCACCAAGGGCAACAAGTTCACGATCCCGGCCGGCGAGGCCTGCACGCACTGCGGGAGCCGCCGCAGCCTCTGTCCCGACTGCGGCAAGGGCGAGCTGACCGCGCCGCGGCAGTTCAACCTGATGTTCAAGACGTTCATGGGGCCGGTGGAGGAGGACGCCGCCGTCACCTACCTCCGGCCGGAAACCGCCCAGGGCATCTTCGTGAACTTCGAGAACGTGCAGCAGTCGATGCGGCGCAAGCTGCCGTTCGGCATCGGCCAGATCGGCAAGGCCTTCCGCAACGAGATCACGCCCGGCAACTTCATCTTCCGGACGCGCGAGTTCGAACAGATGGAGATCGAGTACTTCGTGAACCCGCACGACACGGTGGACGGACGGCCCGCCGACGAGCACTGGCACGATCGGTGGATCGCGGATTGCCTGGCCTGGTTCCAGCGGTACGGCCTGGCCGCCGAGAACTTGCGGCTGCACGAGCACGACCGCGCCGAGCTGGCGCACTATTCCAAGCGCACCGCCGATCTGCAGTACCGCTTCCCGATCGGCTGGAGCGAGCTGATGGGCATCGCCAATCGCACCGACTTCGATCTCAAGCAGCACGCCAAGTGGAGCGGCAAGGCGCTCACCTACTTCGACGAGGAGCGCAAGGAGCACGTGGTGCCCTACGTCATCGAGCCCTCCGCGGGGGTGGATCGCGCGCTGCTCGCGTTCCTCGCCGACGCGTATCGCGAGGAGGAGGTGCGCGGCGAGAAGCGGGTGGTGCTACGCTTCCATCCCGAGCTGGCCCCGATCTCGGTCGCGGTGCTGCCCCTGCTCAAGAAGCGCGGCGACATCGTGCGGACCGCGCTCACGATCCGCGACGAGCTCTCGCGCCGCTTCACCACCGTCTACGACGACACCGCGGCGATCGGCCGGCTCTATCGTCGGCAGGACGAGGTGGGGACTGCCTATTGCGTCACGGTGGACGTGCAGACGGTCGGCGACACCGACAAGGGAGAGGCCGCCGACGGCAAGGTCACCATTCGCGATCGCGATTCGATGGAGCAGATCCGGGTGACCGCATCCCAGCTGGGCGGGGTGGTCGGCGATCTGCTCGGTGGCCAGCGCTGGGCCGAGGTCGCGGCCGAAGTGGGACGCGCCTAGGACTGCGGCGGCTGGGCGGCGCTCGGCCGAGGCGGCAAGGCGGGCCCCGCGGGAGCGGCCGGCCCCGTGGAAGGGGCCGGCGCAATGGGCACGGCCGGTGAGACGGAAGCCCCCGGAGTGGCAGGTCCCGGGAGGACCGGCGGCTCGATGCGCGGGGGGGAGACGCCCGGAGCGTAGCGGACCGGCCCGCACGTCTCCTTGGGCTCGGTCCCCGCGATGAATGCCATCGTCACTGGCCGTTGACAGCCGCCGCCGGCGCTGAGATCCACCGGCACCAGCACCACGCGCTCTGGAATCGGGAAATCCTCCACCGGAGTTCCGGTCAGGGCGTTCTGCATGAAGGCGGTCCAGATGGGCACCGCGACCCGGGAGCCCGTCTCGTCCTTGCCGAGGCTCCGGGGCCGATCGTAGCCCACCCACACGCCCGTCACGAGCTGGGGCGTGAAGCCGATGAACCACGCATTCGAGTAGTCGTTGGTGGTGCCGGTCTTGGCCGCGGCGGGCCGGGCCAACGCACGCGCGGCCGCTCCGGTCCCTCGCTCGATCGTGCCCCGGAGCATGTAGGTCATGACGTAGGCGAGCTCCGGGGAGACGACCTGCTTGCCCTGCGGAGTGTTCTCCTCGAGCAGCTTGCGCTGCGAGTCCAGGACGTAGCGGATCGCGGTCGGCCGCATCCACGACCCGTGGTTGGCGAGGGCGCCGTAGGCCGACGTGATCTCGAGCAGGGTGAGGTCGGAGGTCCCGAGCGCGATCGACAGGTTCTCGCCGAGCGGGCTTTCCACGCCCATGCGGCGGGCGATGTCCACCGCGCGGCGG is part of the Candidatus Methylomirabilota bacterium genome and encodes:
- the ybeY gene encoding rRNA maturation RNase YbeY; this encodes MPVAVSNLQRRSRISSPRLRAVARRALAALGRADREVHVTVVDDRRIRALNARYLGKRCATDVLAFDLAGPGPARLWGEVIVSAETAARQARRVGVPLAAELDLLVVHGLLHLAGYDDHGPRRARRMHERAREILAGRTGAVPPRLWTGLLER
- the era gene encoding GTPase Era — translated: MASHRAGFVALVGRPNVGKSTLLNRLVGEKMAIVSPRPQTTRTRITGIRHLPSAQIVFVDTPGLHMGAGRLSQLMARTAEKAVEDVDLVCFVAEATEDPTRLDRAALDQLKAVRAPVYCCLNKTDLVSAKSRLLPLMAAYRVAHSFAEIVPLSAERGEHCERLLELIVAALPERPAYFPPDALTDQPETFWVAEAIREKIFRLTHQEVPYSCAVRVEELTERRRPECLYIRATIFVERDSQRGIVIGKGGAMLKRIGAAARVDLERFFGIKVYLDLTVRVRAEWRKDDKALREFGFLLTS
- a CDS encoding PhoH family protein, which codes for MTEATGVTRRVVLPPDLNHLALLGRHDEHLRALEAQYDVRITARGHDVTLRGEERQVAEVERVLRELVAMLRERPSLSAADIRSALRIAGNEPGADVKSVLADAIAVPSRRRFITPKTANQKRYLEAVRGHDLVIAIGPAGTGKSYLAVAMAVSALLKREVARIILTRPAVEAGERLGFLPGDLVEKVHPYLRPLYDALYDMLEPEKVGALSEKGAIEIAPLAYMRGRTLNDAFIILDEAQNTTSEQMKMFLTRLGFNSKMVVTGDITQVDLPSSRPSGLIEIQTVLQGIEGIRFIYFDDRDVVRHDLVSSIVRAYDRVQKPPARGAG
- the aspS gene encoding aspartate--tRNA ligase, whose product is MTETLGGWRRTHTCGALRGEHVGQPVTLMGWAFRRRDHGGLVFIDLRDREGLTQCLFDPSKAGDAHAKAEAVRAEFVLAVRGTVASRPAGTENPKLATGAIEVQVTEVRILNESRPLPFQLDDDAEVDETLRLKYRYLDMRRPHVLHAFQVRDQVCRATRDYLHAQGFLEVETPVLTRSTPEGARDFLVPSRLQAGSFYALPQSPQLFKQLLMVAGFERYFQIVRCFRDEDLRKDRQPEFTQIDIETSFLDRDDFLPIVEGLTAEIWRRVKGVEVPRPFPRLPYDEAMARFGSDKPDLRFGLELADCSALFAGGEFQAFAQTLAGGGVVKGLRMPGAGGMSRKELDDLTAEAKQAGAKGLVWIKVNADGVQSPVARFIQGVQARLLEALGAAPGDLLLLVADAPAIAATVLGRLRVDLARRFNHIPADRDVFSWIVDFPLVEWNDEEKRWDAVHHPFTAPRDEDLLLLESDPGRARAKAYDLVLNGQEAAGGSIRIHQQSVQERLFALIGISKEDARARFGFLLDALEFGAPPMGGIAFGLDRLVANLVGQESIREVIAFPKTQKGTCPLTDAPAPVDAKQLRELGIRVVEGPGTA
- the recO gene encoding DNA repair protein RecO; its protein translation is MALHKTRAVVIGRRAFGESDRLVDFYTRDHGKVRGIARSARRPRSRFGSALELFTLGEMVFFDSGRSELVQVDHFDIVRPFVGVREHLERLGQAAWSVEVVARLSAERDSNPALFALLLRTLAAMEVSHRPTRVSVCFGLRAVDLLGHRPRIDRCVACGRLHPFPDAALDMTAGGLICSACRAGADAIPLSGGLVGALKRLRALSWEESLRLNLAGSLDTELAAVLDGVVARLMGRYPLSSRFLTQTRRFLSVVAEPPPSE
- a CDS encoding glycine--tRNA ligase — translated: MDTLVSLCKRRGFVFQSSEIYGGTGSCWDYGPLGVELKNKIKQAWWRDFVQRRADMVGLDASILMHSMVWKASGHVDHFTDPMVDCRECRHRFRADQLEETPWVHYCPATKGNKFTIPAGEACTHCGSRRSLCPDCGKGELTAPRQFNLMFKTFMGPVEEDAAVTYLRPETAQGIFVNFENVQQSMRRKLPFGIGQIGKAFRNEITPGNFIFRTREFEQMEIEYFVNPHDTVDGRPADEHWHDRWIADCLAWFQRYGLAAENLRLHEHDRAELAHYSKRTADLQYRFPIGWSELMGIANRTDFDLKQHAKWSGKALTYFDEERKEHVVPYVIEPSAGVDRALLAFLADAYREEEVRGEKRVVLRFHPELAPISVAVLPLLKKRGDIVRTALTIRDELSRRFTTVYDDTAAIGRLYRRQDEVGTAYCVTVDVQTVGDTDKGEAADGKVTIRDRDSMEQIRVTASQLGGVVGDLLGGQRWAEVAAEVGRA
- the hisS gene encoding histidine--tRNA ligase — translated: MRDVLPDEVALRDWAMTQIVAVYRRHGFVRIETPAVESLRLLLRSDGGENEKLIFKILKRGEKLSTAGHPDDLADLGLRFDLTVPLVRYYAQNHARLPQPLKAIQIGPVWRAERPQQGRYRQFTQCDIDILGVGAEVAEIELILATTEALTALGLKDLTVRLNDRRLLGALVAHCGFDVARAGSVFIGLDKLDKIGREGVAEELRAAGHPPSAIERLLDLLGSSVTPAALRTWLGPAADDVVWRALQRILETVEAQAAGRFRLAFDATLVRGMGYYTGPIFEIQHGDSTSSIAGGGRYDRMVGRFTGRDVPATGFSIGFERVVGILMERGPSAVADPERVALVFDEAMPALGPVLNLARDLREQGRHVLLETRAKRLGKQLQDLEARGFRRIGVVGPDGMIEWRAPRTGGAGETTQ